The DNA window GATCGCTCGTGGTTTTGTGTTAAATTCATTTAGTAGGGTACTTGGACCGGTGCAAATCCTACTTATGCTTGGAATGCGGAAATTCTGTTGGATTTTTGTGGAAATTTTGAAAAAGGTAGTCTAAATTTTGCATGAAAATATCCAGTAATTCAAATATGACCTTCAAAATTTTCGTAGGAAAGAGATCAAGTTTTGGATGCACATTTCTACactttaaaaattacaatGTTATGCCATATGTAACTTAAGTTCACTTTGAAGGATTAAAGAGTCACACAAAGGAAGATAAATGTGCACCTGAAAAACAACTcgaaacaaaagcaaaattcAATCCTTACCGGAGTCATGGTCCCAACTACCAGAGTCTTTGGTCTGGGTTTTTAACGCTGACATAAAACTACCACTAGATGCTCTGATATCCAAAAACTCACCCTCTCAAAAGTGAAGTTCGGAGATACCTTATTGTGAACCAAATCAAAGCCAAcacagagaaaaatatatggatgcaatattttttagctAAGTTCAGATTTCTTAATACTACTCTATGTTGAGGTGCTCCAAGGAGTTGGATCGCACTTGATCTTATTGCCTCACCAAGCTCACCAATGCGAGAAGGTCTTGGCCTTCGAATCACACTAAGGTGAGCCGTTCTTGGATGATCACTAGAGATCCAACCCAAGAAATACACTCCAATTCTTGAATGCGAGCCGCTCTACCCAACCAACTCTTAGAGATGACCCCCAGTATCCACTGTGTTACCCCGTTTCCTTCCAAGGATGAGGAAGAACCTTGTATAAGCTTTTCGGGCAAATCACACCATTTGAATTGCTCACGAGCAATGCCTAGTCGGTTAGGAGGAACACCTCTACGAGTAATAGGCTTGAATAAAGGTCGGCGGCAATCTCAAAATGCTCCACATAAGATCCTAGTGTCTTCCATGAATCCCAagctttctctctctagcccacacacactctctctctctatatatatatacaagaatCTACACTAAAATCAAGGAAGGGGAGTGGTGGAGATCCCTAGGTGGGTTGGTAGAGTGGAAGTAATAGGCAACCCCCAAAATAAGGGGCTTTAAATACTCCACCAGCCCCTAGTTACCATTACTCGCAGATTAAAACACGGAATACTTCCATGGAATTCATCGAAGACTCTAGTGGCACTTGTCTTTCAGGGGAAAGATGCTTCGGAGTATCCGGTGACAATCATTAGAGACTCTGGTATACTTTCTCTGTTAGGTAGAGAATTTACAACTGAGACTTCAGTCCCAAAGATCGGATACTCCAGTGTGAGTTTATTGTCTCACACGGTCAATATACCAAGGATTCGGATAATAACCACTGAGCACTTCAGAGATTATTCTAACCCCAACATTAAACCCAAGTGCATGTGGCGTGAAGTCTTTCACCGAAAGACACTAAGTTTCTGGTGAGAGCACTTGTAATCGTTTGTGACCTTATTCTAaacccctctttatagtaaGGTGATACTAAGGACTCAAGAAATGAAAATTACAACTTTTATTCTTGATCCTTTCACCTTTTTCAATTTCATTTGCATGGGGTTCTTCTATCATCACATTTGTTGTATAGGGACTAACTTTTTGTACTCAATCCTAATGCACGGGTTAGTCccctaaatattttatcacatTGTAACCAAAAACCACATGGAGAAGCCTAAGATGCACTTTCACACTTTTATTGTGGCTTTTCTAATGTGGATAGATCAACATTCTTTGTTATCTAAGTTCCAATATTTGtatcttttgattttataattgtttatcaagtatgtttattttatacatAGATTAGAATTTATTGTTCaaccttttgttttaaaaacatattgtgTTTGTGTTTAGAAACTTTATATGGGTTTATCAATTTCCAAGTACTTCATGTATGCTAAAAGTGCAATTCGTTGTTCAATCTTTTCGGTAAGAAACAATGGGTAgcatttaaatagaaaatcgAAGGGAGAGTAAGAGTGGTTAGGTTTTCTTTTGAGGAAAGATAAaacttatcaaaattttatagcaatCCAGTAacgtaaatataaaacaaatagtagaGATAGACTAACTCGACCACTTCAATTACCCTTGGAGCCAGTGATCCATCTGATCATCTTTATATCCATTTCCTACATGCCAATCTCCTACCAGCATGAGATGATTTTTACAAGCCAAAAGGGAGAAGGCCAATATGGTAGGCATGTGTCGATAGAGGATTAGACCCTAAAGGGTTAAAGACTTCCTTGAGTTTAGGTAATTGTTGGGTGGAGCCCTAGTGCACAAGCAAGTTCGCTCATTCTGTGAATTTTAATGGGTGTTCTTTAAAAAGGATGGATAAGATCCTCCATGAAGGCCAACTCTTGATATCcttatgcatttttgtttgCTAGCATATGATTTTGTTACTAGCATGGGGATATTCAATAGGGTATGTAATACAAGTATACAACTAACCTTACCGTAACGACCCACCCCCGCATCCAAGTTCGACCCATCGATGACAGAAGGACATTTTTCTCCAAATGTTTGAGTTGGCACATACATCAACAACTATGCACAAATAAAACACGTTCTATGCAATTTATATCTTAGCCAACATATTCTCTTCTCATGGTTCTGTTTACACTCATAACTTCAAGCTCATCTCTAAAGCGGCTTGACTCTAGCATCACATCATCATCTCCAACATGTCATCCATGTACTCTTATGGCCAACCACCTCCCTCTTCTATGTATGCTATCTCTACGACAAACTCACTGAAAGAGCTACCATTAGCTCACGATGGATTCAACTTCTATGGCTCTAATATATCCAAATACAAAGCATTAGAtgtatatttgataaatttttagttatgTGTCAAacgagaaaaatatatttatcatttattttattcaaagaGCAGCAGTTAAATacccggaccgtccggtcagtggACTGGACCATTCGGTCATGAACATAAAACCGTTCGACCTTGAAAAGGATGGATTCTGAGAATCCCTTTTTTAGGTGAAGTTCCTAGGAACATGTAGTGAATGTTTGCAGAAGAGAGAAAgacaaaatcaaatctaacaAAGCAAAAACACAAGAAGGGACACGATGGGTTTTTCCTAAAGTTCGGATTTTTCAAttctactctccgttgaggtgCTCCTGAGAGCCAGATCTCTCTCGATCATATTCCTCACTCGGCGCTCTACCACGAAGTCAACACGGGTCTCCAAATCAACACCCCTAGGTTGGTTGATTCTTAACCGACCACCAAGATCAAGGTTAAGCAATCAAACACAACCCTAGGTTGTGATTTGCTCTACCTTGCAACTTCCACCTTAAACTCGAGCATGTTTCTCTGCATCACAAACTCATTAGCACATAAGAGCTTTAATAgtattgtcattaatcatacAAAACCCGGTTAGGAGCTGGATGCACTTTCAAGTAGAAGCCCCTACATTTATCTACATCCAATGGTCACGATCGTCAATTAGTTACCGTTGCATTATTCTTCGTAGCACCTGTGGTCATCTTCCATTTATGATGTAGTCCTCCATCGCACACGAGCTACCATACCAATAGTCCTCACAAAATGCAACAGGAGAAGTTAACAACACAATTACACCGATTAGGTTATATAAACTCACACTTGGGGATAACTTACATGCTaagctatatatattagaagatATATTCTACTATCCTTTCATTGCCACTCCTCCGACCAACATATTTTGAATGACCGATGGATGAAGTGGGCACCATTTTGTCCCATGGTGCAATTTCCTTTTATGTCTCACATTGACATAGATTTAGCAAACACATATGGCATGCAAAATTATCCCCATGTTGTTGAACTTATTTGATCTATAATGGTATCAAAGTGTCTTTTACATCAACAGTTGcacaaaatctaaaaattatattaatgtgAATTCAAAGGTCACAAATAAGGGAACAAAGGGTTGAAATGCATGGTTACGGTGGCAATCAATGTGGTCATGGTGCCGCACAAAACTTGGGAATGCATACTCACTAAGCTACATACACTCGGGAGCACATGCATTTTAATGTTTAGCAAGTTGGTAAAAACCATTTGCATGTGACTCTTTACTACAATTCACACGCCCATTTTGGAAAAAACTTGATGGAAGTCATAAGACTTGTGCGCCAAGAACTTAGTATTAGTTGATATGTGAGGTGATCCATCATCCATGCTGGACATATCTATCTTTAGTTATGACTTGACAATACGTGCTCCACCAAAAGCACGTTgtccatcttaaaataaactagtTTTTACATGACTATTTcgcactaaaatttataatatagtaACCCGAGACGGAAATAGTTCAACCtaagaaattattttctgtaaaAGTTTTGTTACTTTCTGGTGCTTATAGTAACAAAAACTATTTATCTCACAAAAAAGTAGTGCTATTTATCTGAAACCTTGCTTACGTGTAGACAAGTCTAACGCATTCTTTTGGTTTTATTATATACACTAATGCTTGCAAAGATCATGACAATTTCTTGTGTCCAACCGCCTAAGGTCAGGCCGTGGAAGGTGCCACACTTTTGCTAGAAATAGGAATATTGCCACACCTATTGCATTGCCGAATATGCGTGGTTAAGAGCTGGTTAGCAAAAGAAGTAGGTTTGGCTGCAAACCGAATATGCGTCTAACTCAGTTAAAATTCCATTACTCATAGCGTGCAaaattaaaagcaaaaaaaaaaaaagtgtggcACTAGCTAAAAGGCAATACGTCCATGGTCAAAATACGTCGTTTTCAACGTAATTTCATCACGGTCGAATACGTCCTTTTCAGTAATTTCGATTTTCTAGTTCGCAACATAATTTATTACGtccaacaagaagaaaaaaaaagaaaaagaaaaggagaaagagagagaagaacatatttgcatcttttttttcttagtttgAGCTGTCAGTGGTACAAAATCCAAGGCCAGCGATCAATCTTAAACACAATCATAAGAAAACGGGTGTACTCGCCTTAATTAACTTAATATTTTGGAATCAACTTGCAAACGCCATCCAATGAAACGAAATTGACGGGCTTAGCTTAACCAGTACTACTACCCAGAAAGTACTTAAGGATCAAGACTAGAGAATTCTCAACCAATCGGAGCAAACAAGAAACTGAAAAGGACCTTCTTTGCTTGCTTACTGTCAGATGGACACTGCtttaggagaaagaaaaagagaggcgAAATAGCAataacaattaataaattaagccCTGTCAAAACATGCAGCAACAAAAATTAAGAACATCttaggggtgtttgtttggaagggctaaactttagcccttagttatatcggatgtttggacacttattattaatagtaaacgtagtctataaataaaactcatacataattttggactaatttgcgagacgaatctaatgagcctaattaatccatgattagcctatgtgacgctacagtaaacatttgctaattatggattaattaggctcaaaaaattcttctcgcggattagctcttatttatgaaattaattttttattagtctataatttaatacttcaaattagtgtccaaatatccgatatgctaaaaagtttagccccatctaaacaaccccttagacCCGGTTCCTTCTGGATTTAAagcgatatatttataaataaaatttatttataaataatatatataaaagtcgagtctgaaaaataaaatccaaaaatcaaccataaatttaagtttgagaatttaaatattggtttataagcatatgaaGAAGCGAAAATACttggtgaaaattttattcacgtAATTCAAAGCTTTTGAAGTGCCacgtttcaaataaaaatcatttctACATGAGATTCTTCTTGAACTCCAtgttaaataaacattttttagttaattcatcaaatttagatctaaagaaatagaaaaaaaaatctatcgaAGGATCAATTTCAGCTATTTCAAAAGAAAGCTTAATGATGCAATTTGCCGAGTTTAATAAATCTTATACTCCTCcgatttcttttgtttaacaccgttaattttttatctacgtttgacccttcgtctgtttaaaaaaattatataattattaactattttattatgattttattattactaaaataactttaaatatgatttataattttatatattttgataaaatttttgaataatacgaatgatcaaacataaataaaaaattaaaagacgtaaaaaaaaggatacagtattattatcttaaaaaagcGAAAGATTGATCTAATCCTAATCCAAAGAGAGAAGCATCTAAATACCCGGCGCAAGCAAGCCACCCCTCCCGGGCGGCTGTCCTAACCAATTTTCAGGTCTCCTGCGAACTCCCACCACCCAAATTTAACTCCACCTCCCCCCGCCGGGTCGCCCCGGTCCGTCACTGACAGGGTGGGGCCATGTGTCCCGCgtcgccgacaggtggggacaGAGGGACGGCGGGGCCCGCGCGCCAGTGGGAGCGGGTAAAAAGAGGCCCCGGGCGCGGGGGCCCACCCGCGGTGTCGCGGTCCCGTGCTCCGCGGTGGCCGTCACCGGCGGGCGGGTATATAGGCGGcgcccgcgcggcgcggccgggtTTTTGGTTAGGTGTAGTTTAGTCTCGGTGTCCCACCACCGCCtgcgcctcctcgcccttgGGTTGCTTCgtctcgccgcgccgcgccggagcGACGGGTTCCGGCGGGACTCCGGCGGGGAAGTAGAAGGAGGCGGAGCGGGGGAGGGGCGGGGTGGAAATGGGGAGCGGCGGACGGGGGGAGgggcacgtcgtcgtcgtcgtcgtcgctgccgctgttgctgctgctgctgttgttgcgtCCCTCTAGGGTTAGGTAGGGGCGTGGTAGCTTTCtcccccatttttttttttcttctcttggttcttgttcttgttgctgctgttcttcccctctctctcgcgcgcgcTCCACCTCCGGCCCGTCGCGTCTTGGGGgggctcctcctcgccggtggCGTCGTCGCATTGGGGGTGCTGCGGCGTGGGGGTGCGTGATCCGGGCCGTCTTCCAGCTCGGCGAGGGTGGGGGGATGGGGGCATCTGCTGCTCCGACTGGTGCTGCGGCCGCTCTGGAATTGGTGTCGGGCTTTTGGTTTTGAAGGAGGAGGTGACCGCTGGCGCCGATCTGGTGAGGCCTTGCTCGTTTTGTGCTGTTTTTGCTGTCcagtgtttttgttttgttttgtgtgtgtgcgctTTGGCGGTGTTTGAATTGTGGGAATTTTTGAGCTGTTTGGTCTACCTCGGTTGCTTGTTGTGATCTGAGCTTCAAATTTGGGGGTAACTTGGCTCGCGGCCGCTCGGGATTTCTGTTTAATTTTTGGTGGTTTCTTTGATCACAAGATACTTGCTTGTTTCGAGCTTTGGGAGCCCGAGGCGCATTAAATTCCACATCTTGTGCGCTGTTTTATCGGGGGATTAAACATTTCGTGCACGAGTCTGTGGGGGTTTCCCCTCGGATTCGTCAAATCTGGCGGCTCTGGTTCGAAAGTTTTCATCTTGCAAGCTTACGAACGCCGAAAATTCCGCATTTCTTTTGCTTCGTGGTTTGGTAGCTGTCGATTCCAAATTTTTATGTGCGGAATTGGCATGGTTAGCCATGTTTGTTCCACAGAACCACATGATTTCCGCGAAATTTCGCCGTTTCTTACTTTGATCCGACGGAATTCAGCTGCCAGATGTGTAGACTGGTGTTGTGTCTAACTTGCTCCATGGTTTTGCGCCTGCAGGATGCCATCTCAGGTCATGGATCAGAGGCATCACCTGTCCCAGTACAGCCACCCCACCTTGGCTGCATCATCCTTCTCGGAGGAGCTTCGTCTCCCCACAGAGGTATCCCTCCATTATTGCGAAATTTTGGTCCCAAGTCTTCCTTCTggaactatttatttttctatgaggTGGCTAATGGTGATCTGTCTTGAGTCCTGCGATTTTTGgaattattgttttgttttgccttTCTTGGTGAACTGGTtatgattcatatatattatctatacTAAGTATTCTCACCACGTTCGTCTTCATCTATCTTTGCAGAGGCAAGTTGGATTTTGGAAGCCAGAGTCGTTACATCATCACATGGGTTAGTGCTGAGTTCGATCTAACTTATACTGAATTTTCTTCTACATTTGTCTATTAGAATGCCTCGCACAGCTGTAAATTCTTGCTGTTGGGGCATGTACCCCAGTCGTTTCTTTATGCATGGATAGCTGAATGTTAGGGGCATCGATTGACTCTTTTTTATGCATGCATAGCAAACCTGATTAGAAGGCTTCCTTTGAAAGGTTTACCTGGCCTGGATGGCCACATAGCAAACATGGATAGCATGCGCTAGGTGCTCACTTGCTGGCCTGCCACCTGATTATTGTCTCGCTGAACAGGTtttaagttttgttttttatatttaggttcaaataatttgcaaaagaaaaaaaaaagcacgtGCTCCCCACATTTGCAATTGATTGTTGCATTTTTTCTTGTTCTGATTACTTTCTTTTGTTCCATTGTACTACTCTTCGAGTCTTCACTAGTATGATGGTTCATACATTTTTGGGATACCCATGACATCTTTTCATAACCAGGCGGGTTTCCATTGTTGACAGGAAGCAAGTCAGTTGCATCTTCACCAATTGAAAAACCTCAACCTATTGGGACAAAGACAGCTGGTCCATATAAGCTAAGAGATCAGGGAGCTGCATTTAGCCTTGAGCACAAGCTGTTCGGTCAAGATAGGCATGTTAACTTGCCACCATCTCCTTGGAGACCTGATCAAGAACCTGGCCGCCAAACTGACTCATCTTTGAAGTCGGCAGCTTTATTTTCTGATGGGAGGATTAATCCAAACGGGGCCTACAACGAGAATGGGCTTTTCTCAAGTTCCGTATCTGATATCTTTGACAAGAAATGTGAGTGACTTTTTCTACATCATTTGCATTTGCTTCAACAAAATGCTTGATTCTGTGAAACACGAACTTGAGTCGTACCCACTCCATTAATGATAAATGTGCTTCAATATAGCATCACATGGCTATACTTCTTTACAGACTACATGCTATGCTTTATGCTTCCCTTGAATGACTAGAGAAATTcaaaagtataaacaaaatcacAGCTGAATATGAAAAggtagtaaaataaaatgactTTCATTCCCTTCCCCTTTTTCCATAAGAATCTTGCCTCCTTTATCTCTTGTTTCTTTCTAGTGGCTAAAAGAATCAACCCGCTTTAGTTTGGTACCATAGTCTGTCTGTTATTCTTGTGCATTCTTTTTGCGAAAAAGAATTCTGCACTCTTATTCAACCTTTATTCTATTGTATTATATTATCTCCAATTTCCAATCACTTAACCActgtaattttatttgtgaCCTGTGCAGTGAGATTAACATCCAAGAATGGTCTTGTTGGTCAGTCAATTGAAAAGGCTGACCTAAATCATGTTGATGATGAGCCCTTCGAGTTGACGGAGGAAATTGAGGCCCAAATAATTGGAAATCTGCTTcctgatgatgatgacctGTTATCAGGTGTTCTTGATGAAGTTGGTTATGCAACCAACGCTAACAATCGGGATGATGCTGATGATGATATATTCTACAGTGGAGGTGGGATGGAGCTAGAAactgatgaaaataaaaaactgcaAGAATTTAATGGCAGTGCTAACGATGGACTGGGTTTGTTAAATGGTGAACATCCATATCGAGAACAGCCTTCGAGAACTCTCTTTGTTCGAAACATTAACAGCAACGTTGAGGACTCTGAATTGAAGCTCCTATTTGaggttatttatttattccatCTTCCTTCTTTGAATCACTCTTCTGTTACAGCAGATTTGACATCTGAGAAGCCATCTGTTCTTGTATGCAGCATTTTGGAGATATCCGTGCCCTTTACACTGCCTGTAAACATCGTGGTTTTGTGATGATATCTTACTATGATATAAGGTCAGCACTAAATGCCAAGATGGAACTTCAAAACAAGCCACTGAGACGTAGGAAACTTGACATACATTATTCCATTCCGAAGGTAACCATCACATGAGCAATTGTCGCTTAACCCAAAATGCTTATCTGCATTTCTGATGCTTGTTTCTGGGCTTagaattttattattcttgatATGCGCAAAAATTGAGCACAATTGCTTGTTTCCCCGCAGGACAATCCTTCGGAGAAAGATATTAACCAGGGTACTATTGTGCTTTTTAACGTTGATCTATCTTTAACAAATGATGATCTACATAAGATTTTTGGTGACTACGGTGAAATAAAGGAGGTATGATATTTCATTTTCTGACTGCTATTGTACCTAGAACTGTGACACACAAGTTCTACTTGCAGATTCGCGATACTCCACAGAAGGGTCATCACAAAATAATAGAATTTTATGATGTCAGAGCAGCTGAATCTGCACTTCGTGCATTAAATAGGAATGATATTGCAGGCAAGAAAATCAAATTGGAAACCAGCCGTCTGGGTGCTACTAGGCGGTAAGTCACTTGGACTTGTGAACATTGATACGCTGTttgctgtttgtttttttagtacTTACTACTTCATTGCATTCTAACATACATAATACATATTCACCATCTTGCCATTTTTGACATATTGAGTGCACAAGTTATACATGTTACAAGGTAGGGaatcattcaatttttttcttcacttccTAGAGGCCTATTGTCTGCACGTAATTTGGTGTTTCAGCTTTTAAGTGCACAGGCATAGTAGTAactaattataagaaaaatcttTTTCCTGTGAATACGCAAATACCCATATGTAACAACCTATAGTATAAGACATTAtgaacatgaaaaaatatatttattttagttgagCATTAATCCACCAATAAATTCTATTACGAACCACACACGCAAACAATATATTCAATGTAAAGAAGATTTTTCAAGTGACATGCATATCACAGAAGACCCCATGGTGGTGATGATGGTCGGATGGCCCTTCTTTATATCAGTGGAGAACAGAGATATAGATGAATTATATGTGAACAAAATGAAGCACATTCTTTTGTCTTCTggtttttttgaaatttcttaTCAACATAATGTTTATGCTGAACTTTGCAGGAATAATTTAGTTAATTGCAGCATATTGAATAAATGGACATTTAGTTGTCAAACATGTTGATAGAGTGGCATGTCTCTGAGTGAGTATTTTAATTGTAGCTACTTTGACAATGATTTTAATGCTCTCTACTACAGCTTGTCGCAGCATATGTCTTCAGAGTTGTGTCAGGAGGAGTTTGGTTCATGCAAACTAGGGAGTCCAAGCACAAGTAGCCCTCCAATTCCATCGTTTGGTATGCTGTTTTCCTTCTCATCTCCATGTATATTTTGTCGGTAGTTGCATTTTCTGACTTGGATGAGTATTCTGCAAGGTTCTACTAATTTGGCAACAATCACTTCAACTGGTCATGAAAATGGAAATATCCAGGGTATGCATTCTGGACTTCAGACATCAATAAGCCAGTTCAGAGAAACATCTTATCCAGGCCTATCTTCTACCATTCCACAAAGTTTATCCACTCCAATTGGAATTTCATCTGCTGCAACTCATAGTAACCAGGCTTCCCTTGGTGAGATCAGCCAATCTCTTGGTCGGATGAATGGGCATATGAATTATAGTTTTCAGGGCATGAGTGCTCTCCACCCTCATTCTCTGCCTGAAGTCCACAACGGAGCGAATAATGGTACCCCTTACAATGTAAACAACATGGCACAAGTTGTCAATGGAAGCAACTCAAGAACATCCGAGGCTGTGGATGGTAGACATCTCCATAAAGTGGGTTCTGGTAACCTCAATGGACATTCATTTGATCGTGCGGAAGGAGGTAAGTTTGTATATCCTTATCTCCTTTGTAAACTCTTATATTAGAGGAACCGAACTACCCTAGGAGGCTAGGATAAGTTGGTTCTATGTTGGGGTTATACCATTATTTTGGTAGGATGACAACATTCAACCATGTGCTTTTGTTGAATGATGAGGTCATGATCGACCAAACACATTCCATTTCCCAAACAAACGTAGTGTGTATTGCTTTTTAGTTAGTGGAAACGATTGACACCTCTGGCTTCTTCCATTAAGCACACAACTGATGAGTTCTAATACGGGAAAAAGCATAAGGTGTTGGGACAACCCCTGACTTGCTCTAAATTCTGACCAGCTGAAATAACGATAAAAATCACATGGATTCTGTCATGTTATTCCTATAGGTTACTTATAGTTTTTCCTATAGGTTAGTTGTAGTTTTTCCTATAGGTTAGTTATATTATGTTTGGATGAAAGAAACTACATGCGGAGCATTGTGAATCTAGATCAAGCCATACCTGTTATGTAATCATTccttgcatgttttttttttcgcttgCAGCTCTTGGGTTTTCAAGAAGTGGAAGTTGTTCTGTCCGCGGTCACCAGTTAATGTGGAATAATTCAAATAACTTCCATCATCATCCAAATTCTCCTGTTCTATGGACAAGCCCAGGATCATTTGTAAACAATGTTCCATCTCGCTCCCCTGCACAAATGCATGGAGTACCAAGAGCACCATCATCGCACATGATTGAGAACGTGCTTCCCATGCACCATCACCATGTGGGATCGGCACCAGCGATCAACCCATCACTTTGGGATAGGCGTCATGGCTATGCAGGGGAATTGACAGAAGCACCAAATTTCCATCCTGGTAGTGTGGGAAGCATGGGGTTTCCTGGTAGTCCTCAGCTTCACACCTTGGAGCTTAATAACATATACTCTCAAACTGGAGGGAATTGCATGGACCCAACTGTGTCTCCTGCACAGATTGGTGGCCCATCTCCTCAGCAGAGGGGTCCAATGTTCCATGGAAGGAATCCTATGGTTCCCCTTCCATCCTTCGATTCACCTGGTGAACGGATGAGGAGCCGAAGAAATGATTCAAATGCTAATCAGTCTGATAATAAAAAGCAGTATGAGCTTGACATTGACCGCATTGTTCGTTGTGACGACTCCCGGACTACGCTGATGATAAAGAATATCCCCAACAAGTATGTGCAGCAACTGCTAATTTATGTTCCAGTTTTCTTGCCCAATGCCTTTCATGTTCCCACTTTCATGTATGTTCTAATTGACTTGGGATTCCAGGTACACCTCAAAGATGCTTCTAGCTGCAATC is part of the Oryza brachyantha chromosome 2, ObraRS2, whole genome shotgun sequence genome and encodes:
- the LOC102705596 gene encoding protein MEI2-like 4; its protein translation is MPSQVMDQRHHLSQYSHPTLAASSFSEELRLPTERQVGFWKPESLHHHMGSKSVASSPIEKPQPIGTKTAGPYKLRDQGAAFSLEHKLFGQDRHVNLPPSPWRPDQEPGRQTDSSLKSAALFSDGRINPNGAYNENGLFSSSVSDIFDKKLRLTSKNGLVGQSIEKADLNHVDDEPFELTEEIEAQIIGNLLPDDDDLLSGVLDEVGYATNANNRDDADDDIFYSGGGMELETDENKKLQEFNGSANDGLGLLNGEHPYREQPSRTLFVRNINSNVEDSELKLLFEHFGDIRALYTACKHRGFVMISYYDIRSALNAKMELQNKPLRRRKLDIHYSIPKDNPSEKDINQGTIVLFNVDLSLTNDDLHKIFGDYGEIKEIRDTPQKGHHKIIEFYDVRAAESALRALNRNDIAGKKIKLETSRLGATRRLSQHMSSELCQEEFGSCKLGSPSTSSPPIPSFGSTNLATITSTGHENGNIQGMHSGLQTSISQFRETSYPGLSSTIPQSLSTPIGISSAATHSNQASLGEISQSLGRMNGHMNYSFQGMSALHPHSLPEVHNGANNGTPYNVNNMAQVVNGSNSRTSEAVDGRHLHKVGSGNLNGHSFDRAEGALGFSRSGSCSVRGHQLMWNNSNNFHHHPNSPVLWTSPGSFVNNVPSRSPAQMHGVPRAPSSHMIENVLPMHHHHVGSAPAINPSLWDRRHGYAGELTEAPNFHPGSVGSMGFPGSPQLHTLELNNIYSQTGGNCMDPTVSPAQIGGPSPQQRGPMFHGRNPMVPLPSFDSPGERMRSRRNDSNANQSDNKKQYELDIDRIVRCDDSRTTLMIKNIPNKYTSKMLLAAIDENHKGTYDFIYLPIDFKNKCNVGYAFINMTNPQHIIPFYQTFNGKKWEKFNSEKVASLAYARIQGKSALIAHFQNSSLMNEDKRCRPILFHSDGPNAGDQEPFPMGANIRARSGRSRASSGEESHQDISITSGNCDTSSNGVDITGPTKDSE